The following are encoded together in the Blautia obeum ATCC 29174 genome:
- a CDS encoding IS3 family transposase, translated as MKELKEKGYLLKHLLKAMNMARSTYYFEINKTDPVAIRNEELLLVIKKIFVENKGRYGVRRVYMELKNRGYNVNHKRVQRLMHDAGLFGKRPKEKYHSYKGEVGKVADNVINRNFSTTLPLQKWTTDVSQFNFSWGKCYLSPILDMNTNEIISYDLALSPNLEQIKRMLDKAFDKYSSVNGLILHSDQGWQYQHAYYRNRLKEHGIIQSMSRKGNCYDNCIMETFFGRIKTELYYGFEKDYTSFEEFAIAIDEYIDYYNSKRIQAKTKWMPPVKYREASMMSA; from the coding sequence ATCAAAGAACTCAAAGAAAAAGGATATCTGTTAAAACACTTGTTAAAGGCTATGAATATGGCGCGTTCTACATACTATTTTGAAATTAATAAAACAGATCCAGTTGCTATACGAAATGAAGAATTACTTCTAGTTATTAAAAAAATATTCGTAGAAAACAAAGGCAGATATGGGGTACGCAGAGTTTATATGGAATTAAAAAATCGTGGCTACAACGTAAATCATAAGAGAGTTCAACGTCTTATGCATGACGCTGGATTATTTGGAAAACGTCCAAAAGAAAAATATCATTCTTATAAAGGTGAAGTTGGGAAAGTAGCCGACAATGTAATTAATAGAAATTTTTCAACTACTTTACCTCTGCAAAAGTGGACAACAGATGTATCCCAATTTAATTTTTCGTGGGGAAAATGCTATCTTTCTCCTATTTTGGATATGAATACAAATGAGATTATTTCATATGATTTAGCGCTAAGTCCTAATTTAGAACAAATAAAAAGAATGCTTGATAAAGCCTTTGATAAGTATTCTTCTGTAAACGGTTTAATTTTGCACTCTGATCAAGGATGGCAATATCAACATGCTTATTATCGAAATCGTTTGAAAGAACATGGAATAATTCAATCTATGTCTAGAAAGGGGAATTGCTACGATAATTGCATCATGGAAACATTCTTTGGAAGAATAAAAACAGAACTGTATTATGGTTTTGAAAAAGATTATACATCATTTGAAGAATTTGCAATTGCTATTGATGAATATATTGATTACTATAATAGCAAACGAATCCAGGCAAAAACAAAATGGATGCCTCCTGTAAAATACAGAGAAGCATCCATGATGTCCGCCTAA
- a CDS encoding transposase produces the protein MRYTYEFKKKAVELYRQGKWIDAPNDIINLKNFHDMIVRWHHLEESNTSDCLKHYGTNKKWSPEEKYELVARVIAGDTITSVAYTVGINSGLLAQWIRKYKIWGYNGLVGRRKGRKPKESAMKKMNINNPRKLNESEYEELIRLRAEITYIKAENEAIKKEIALREEREAALLKAKKQQSSKNSKKKDIC, from the coding sequence ATGCGTTATACTTACGAATTTAAGAAAAAAGCTGTTGAATTGTATCGCCAAGGAAAATGGATTGATGCACCCAATGATATAATAAATCTAAAAAATTTTCATGACATGATTGTCAGATGGCATCATTTGGAAGAATCAAATACTTCTGATTGTTTAAAACACTATGGTACAAATAAAAAGTGGTCTCCAGAGGAAAAATATGAACTTGTTGCACGAGTTATAGCTGGAGATACTATTACTTCAGTTGCTTATACTGTGGGTATAAACAGTGGATTACTTGCTCAATGGATTCGCAAATATAAAATATGGGGTTATAATGGACTTGTAGGCCGAAGAAAAGGGCGAAAACCAAAGGAGTCCGCAATGAAAAAAATGAACATAAATAATCCACGTAAATTAAATGAGTCTGAATATGAAGAACTGATTCGTTTACGAGCTGAAATTACTTATATTAAAGCAGAAAATGAAGCAATAAAAAAAGAGATCGCCTTGAGAGAAGAAAGGGAAGCTGCGCTACTCAAGGCGAAAAAGCAGCAATCATCAAAGAACTCAAAGAAAAAGGATATCTGTTAA
- a CDS encoding trypsin-like peptidase domain-containing protein yields MQKIDRDRLDENTGQIECGEEIGTVFLIDKETAITVKHCLLIEKPETYAKNAVLHFSVKDEEKTVKATVISEDNDSSEDLVVLRCEESIDVQPLYLFSAELDVFDELQMVGYGKSFGFEKRWIQLKNTNLLKKTNKNMILDTIDSAAMDYEGFSGSLIADYNNCIVGIANMQNTEKGKANSLLGISVKNRKKFFENNNIPVYDRAALLNAHCKATKAKAFQNGIDQNVYLKNKQLENDTNSRNIEENTNPLLNMSNVYSEDYNWNIKYTRIEGLLGNTNKRRKERKELTKQWAKEFEQYPGWLIVPADFRQQVKSYTNGKELLQCSEKELESNFDYCNELLDFAYEYTRRYKKSCLPLDKNIENNLYKIWDTLNSHSDWKEKNKNKWFTVGLYLLENYRQNMDEEKWNSICDQLKPCTNFIVDGKYYLKLEEILMNLFKMDLEKVQLELVSCSLEEMPYEVRLRFIGVMTECGLNEEALKAVEELTNDIQKNNNEIAESSPQNVYLKSLLVCALYLKEHLLFCMNPYKEETRKKCNEINNEISKYKKYYNWDKEKILFTDGALTWLKKESPEPEFELNRESITLVRSENNCWEAYSVFKSIEYSGFPLYLRSKSLLNNQQDILVKSLLSYYPQYTWQLLLRLGKTDVVKKCITREYLRSENRKEIDELFEYVYNAIMNNIGKFQKYDPWYDQNVYTSIVASGIPILERMCAVLDSVQQGKMIDLMIRLIEENAVKDQRLLNKFISSVMNQTADYIKRTKINALLTCSMKERENILGVVQLDPFDVFTEYELSNPLYRKAHLEPKIIKAIFNIGKQQKINRTSVLARMGQLYTWGKLTKEQEVAFGELLWSKLNEDTQLPDLEQYYFFVFMKWPHPEEIDPLERIKKSFISEKVSSKWKEDIRGRNFTEISYWEQLAVWNRYYVDEWSAKEKEWFLELFIGCCSDMVKYWKESKFDFQFTFSKWHMKMMIRAIASFGRNGWKGVNPVQSKKLCTLLKEFYDEGIYSWEVEAMFLADEKVPAFMNEMLELMYETESDMVFSATMAVEKCLETIMDKQLKENTLLELFNLIKARKEPGLEYFLMIIHNIFYRTNSRFPSKIMKGVSQVLRLVEKYTRINFQISTQEEFKENIKVRKQCATLAFLVYRFENTFYEGQHCPEVEEWKNICTGEKAENEFAEVKNCWLLPEL; encoded by the coding sequence ATGCAGAAGATTGATAGAGATAGATTAGATGAAAATACAGGTCAAATAGAATGTGGAGAAGAAATTGGAACCGTGTTCTTAATAGATAAAGAAACCGCAATAACAGTAAAACATTGTCTATTAATTGAAAAACCTGAAACTTATGCAAAAAATGCTGTTTTACACTTCTCTGTAAAAGATGAGGAAAAAACAGTCAAAGCAACCGTAATTTCTGAGGACAATGACAGCTCAGAGGATTTGGTTGTATTACGATGCGAAGAGAGTATTGATGTTCAGCCTCTTTATTTGTTTAGTGCAGAACTAGATGTTTTTGACGAATTACAAATGGTTGGATATGGTAAAAGTTTTGGCTTTGAAAAAAGGTGGATACAATTAAAAAATACTAATCTTTTAAAAAAAACTAATAAAAATATGATCTTAGATACAATAGATTCTGCTGCCATGGATTATGAAGGTTTTTCTGGAAGTCTCATAGCTGATTATAATAATTGTATTGTGGGAATTGCAAACATGCAAAATACGGAAAAAGGAAAAGCTAATTCTTTACTGGGAATTAGCGTAAAAAATCGAAAAAAGTTTTTTGAAAATAATAATATTCCAGTATATGATCGGGCAGCATTATTAAATGCACATTGTAAGGCTACAAAAGCAAAAGCTTTTCAAAATGGTATTGATCAAAATGTATATTTAAAAAATAAACAACTAGAAAACGATACTAATTCAAGAAACATTGAAGAGAATACAAATCCTTTACTAAATATGAGTAATGTATATTCTGAAGATTATAATTGGAATATTAAATATACAAGGATAGAAGGGTTATTGGGAAATACTAATAAACGTAGAAAAGAAAGAAAAGAGTTAACCAAGCAATGGGCCAAAGAATTTGAGCAGTATCCCGGATGGCTTATAGTTCCAGCAGATTTCAGGCAACAGGTAAAAAGTTATACCAATGGAAAAGAACTTTTACAATGTAGCGAAAAAGAATTAGAATCTAATTTTGACTACTGTAATGAATTACTGGATTTTGCTTATGAATATACAAGGAGATATAAAAAATCTTGTTTGCCTTTAGATAAAAATATTGAGAATAACTTATATAAAATATGGGATACTTTAAATTCTCACTCGGATTGGAAAGAGAAAAACAAGAATAAATGGTTTACAGTAGGGTTATATTTACTTGAAAACTATAGACAAAATATGGATGAAGAAAAGTGGAACAGCATTTGTGACCAGCTTAAACCTTGCACAAATTTTATAGTTGATGGCAAATATTATTTGAAACTTGAAGAAATTCTTATGAATTTATTCAAAATGGATCTGGAAAAAGTTCAGCTAGAACTGGTATCATGCTCTTTAGAAGAAATGCCTTATGAGGTACGCTTAAGATTCATTGGCGTAATGACTGAATGTGGTCTTAATGAGGAAGCACTGAAAGCAGTAGAAGAACTTACCAACGATATACAAAAGAATAATAATGAAATAGCAGAGAGCAGCCCCCAAAACGTATATTTGAAGTCTCTGCTGGTATGTGCATTGTATTTAAAAGAACATTTACTATTTTGTATGAATCCATATAAGGAAGAAACCAGAAAAAAATGCAATGAAATTAATAATGAGATTTCTAAATATAAAAAGTATTATAACTGGGATAAAGAAAAAATTCTGTTTACAGACGGTGCATTAACCTGGTTAAAAAAGGAATCTCCAGAACCGGAATTTGAGTTAAATCGGGAATCCATTACTTTGGTTAGATCTGAGAACAATTGTTGGGAGGCATATTCTGTTTTTAAAAGCATTGAATATAGTGGATTTCCATTATATCTTCGAAGTAAAAGTTTACTGAATAATCAGCAGGATATTTTAGTAAAAAGCTTGCTATCTTACTATCCTCAATATACATGGCAGCTTTTACTTCGTCTTGGAAAAACAGATGTGGTAAAAAAATGTATTACAAGAGAATATTTACGATCCGAGAATAGAAAAGAAATCGATGAACTTTTTGAATATGTATATAATGCGATAATGAATAATATAGGAAAATTTCAGAAATATGATCCATGGTATGATCAAAATGTTTATACCTCTATTGTAGCATCCGGAATTCCGATATTAGAAAGAATGTGTGCCGTATTGGATTCTGTGCAGCAGGGAAAAATGATAGACTTGATGATCCGATTGATCGAAGAAAATGCGGTGAAAGATCAAAGATTATTAAATAAATTCATTTCCTCTGTTATGAATCAAACCGCAGATTATATTAAAAGAACTAAAATAAATGCATTATTAACCTGCTCAATGAAAGAGAGAGAAAATATACTTGGAGTAGTACAGCTTGATCCTTTTGATGTGTTTACAGAGTATGAATTATCAAATCCATTATATAGAAAAGCTCATCTTGAACCCAAAATTATTAAAGCAATATTTAATATAGGAAAACAACAGAAAATAAATCGAACCTCCGTATTGGCCAGAATGGGGCAGTTATATACATGGGGAAAATTAACCAAAGAACAAGAAGTTGCCTTTGGAGAATTATTATGGAGTAAACTTAATGAAGATACGCAGTTGCCAGATCTAGAGCAATATTATTTTTTTGTATTTATGAAATGGCCACATCCAGAAGAAATAGATCCCTTAGAAAGAATAAAAAAGAGTTTTATCAGTGAAAAAGTATCTTCAAAATGGAAAGAGGATATAAGAGGCAGGAATTTTACTGAAATATCATATTGGGAACAACTGGCGGTTTGGAATAGGTACTATGTAGATGAATGGTCTGCGAAAGAAAAAGAATGGTTTTTGGAACTGTTCATCGGCTGTTGTTCAGATATGGTAAAATATTGGAAAGAAAGCAAATTCGATTTTCAATTTACTTTTTCAAAATGGCATATGAAAATGATGATTCGTGCGATTGCATCTTTTGGCAGAAATGGATGGAAGGGAGTTAATCCGGTTCAGTCAAAAAAACTATGTACTCTGCTAAAAGAATTCTATGACGAAGGAATTTATTCATGGGAAGTGGAAGCAATGTTTCTTGCAGATGAAAAAGTTCCAGCCTTTATGAACGAAATGTTGGAACTAATGTATGAAACTGAATCAGATATGGTATTTTCAGCTACAATGGCAGTTGAAAAGTGTCTGGAAACAATTATGGATAAGCAATTAAAAGAAAATACCCTGCTGGAATTGTTTAATTTAATTAAAGCACGAAAAGAACCCGGATTGGAGTATTTCTTGATGATTATACATAATATTTTTTACCGAACAAATTCGCGTTTTCCATCCAAAATCATGAAAGGAGTTTCACAAGTACTTAGGTTAGTAGAAAAATATACGCGAATCAATTTTCAAATTTCGACGCAAGAAGAGTTTAAAGAAAATATTAAAGTTAGAAAGCAATGTGCTACTCTTGCATTCTTGGTATATCGTTTTGAAAATACATTTTATGAAGGCCAACATTGCCCCGAAGTAGAAGAATGGAAAAATATATGCACTGGTGAGAAAGCAGAAAATGAATTTGCTGAAGTAAAAAATTGTTGGTTACTTCCTGAACTGTAA
- a CDS encoding adenosylcobinamide amidohydrolase, which translates to MNTFFTCEQKLGNTIFTFSQKAKVLSTSPLNGGLTRHLSHAVNINCMNGSYECKMLGDTYEKDLAAHVHALGLSPSCTTALSTAAWTELRAIEEVCFRDLTVTAVVTGGIDSNGIHPSDPASYYEEDGNYEMPLPGTINIFLFINQNLTDTAMSRALMLCGESKAAAVSQLLLGSCYSEEIATGSGTDGIVIASNLCGTRTLTDASGHSKLGELIGKSVKSAVKQALLKQTAASGPRQFLLSARTARYKITPATLWEFYIEYREIFNDFKISFEMPSLLEQKFLAHNRTSNLVLCVSLYLHLMDQVRWELIMEPEAIREGKRLLIYGLYWKDGDFFEKAYPAKAWEQPGLLHFSLKEQLMYLLLLYIAI; encoded by the coding sequence ATGAATACATTTTTTACCTGCGAGCAAAAATTGGGGAATACCATCTTCACTTTTTCACAAAAAGCAAAAGTTCTTAGCACAAGTCCTTTAAACGGAGGCCTTACAAGGCACCTTTCTCATGCTGTAAATATCAATTGTATGAATGGTTCTTATGAATGTAAAATGCTTGGAGATACTTATGAAAAAGATCTAGCTGCACATGTCCACGCCCTTGGTCTTTCACCCTCCTGCACTACTGCCTTAAGTACCGCAGCCTGGACTGAATTACGTGCTATAGAAGAAGTATGCTTCCGGGATCTTACGGTAACTGCTGTTGTGACCGGTGGAATTGACTCCAATGGCATACATCCCAGCGATCCTGCTTCTTACTACGAAGAGGACGGAAATTATGAAATGCCTCTTCCTGGAACGATCAATATTTTTCTGTTCATTAATCAGAATTTGACTGATACAGCAATGTCCAGAGCACTGATGCTTTGTGGAGAATCGAAAGCTGCTGCTGTTTCTCAGTTATTACTGGGAAGCTGCTATTCCGAAGAAATCGCAACAGGTTCTGGGACTGATGGAATTGTAATCGCTTCTAATCTTTGTGGTACCAGAACTCTTACGGATGCTTCTGGACATTCCAAACTTGGTGAACTGATTGGAAAATCCGTGAAATCTGCCGTAAAACAAGCTCTTCTTAAGCAAACAGCGGCCTCTGGCCCGAGGCAATTTCTTTTATCTGCACGTACTGCAAGATATAAAATCACACCTGCTACTTTATGGGAGTTTTATATAGAATACAGAGAAATTTTTAATGATTTTAAGATTTCTTTTGAAATGCCTTCATTATTAGAACAGAAGTTTCTCGCACACAATCGTACCAGTAACCTGGTTCTATGTGTATCACTTTATCTTCACCTTATGGATCAGGTTCGTTGGGAATTGATTATGGAGCCGGAAGCTATCCGGGAAGGGAAACGTCTTCTGATTTATGGACTCTATTGGAAAGATGGAGACTTTTTTGAAAAAGCATATCCGGCAAAAGCATGGGAGCAGCCCGGATTGCTGCATTTTTCATTAAAAGAACAGCTTATGTATTTGCTTTTATTGTATATTGCTATTTAG
- a CDS encoding MBL fold metallo-hydrolase, with product MKINGVTIQMLPAASGDCIYLEFPDSDFRMLIDGGYAKTYQKYLKKFLLKLAAEGKRLNLIVVTHIDDDHISGIRALLKENGDSRNPKIIEIDEIWFNSLNQCITSRNAEQGMSFAVKIILKSMCSTDIDFECEYKKQNISYTNGKNLAELIQAGGYRWNASVVNNLVSKGQIVQFGDLKITILNPGIETLTKMGKKWLYHLKQINSNNIEITRDPLFDAAFEGFLLNNEKNIEFKQENISYSSEDLDWLDKYAEYKDIEMDSKITNCSSIAILIDYKDIKMLFPGDSPIQLFENELPKILDVIKLPHHGSAKNISLEFIKNTKVKYYLLSTDGKRYIDHPGKAVIANIIKNTGNNTELIKNYEIKFLKGLGKLDAED from the coding sequence ATGAAAATAAACGGAGTTACCATACAGATGCTCCCTGCTGCTTCAGGAGACTGTATATATTTGGAATTTCCAGATTCCGATTTTAGAATGTTGATTGATGGAGGTTATGCCAAAACCTATCAAAAGTACTTGAAAAAATTTTTGCTCAAACTGGCTGCCGAAGGAAAACGATTAAATTTAATCGTAGTCACTCATATAGATGATGATCATATCAGTGGAATTAGGGCATTATTGAAAGAGAACGGGGATTCGAGAAACCCTAAAATCATAGAGATTGATGAAATCTGGTTTAACAGTTTGAATCAATGTATTACGTCTCGAAACGCAGAACAAGGGATGTCCTTTGCAGTCAAAATCATTTTAAAAAGTATGTGTTCAACAGACATTGATTTTGAATGTGAATATAAAAAGCAAAATATAAGTTATACCAACGGAAAAAATCTCGCAGAGCTCATTCAAGCCGGAGGATACCGTTGGAATGCATCAGTTGTAAATAATTTAGTGAGTAAGGGACAAATTGTCCAATTTGGAGATCTAAAAATCACAATATTAAATCCAGGTATCGAAACATTAACTAAGATGGGTAAAAAATGGCTTTATCATTTAAAACAAATAAACTCAAATAATATAGAAATCACTAGAGACCCATTGTTTGATGCTGCCTTTGAGGGGTTTTTATTAAATAATGAAAAAAATATAGAGTTTAAACAGGAAAATATTTCGTATTCCAGCGAGGATTTGGATTGGTTGGATAAATATGCGGAATATAAAGACATAGAAATGGATTCTAAAATAACAAACTGTTCCTCCATTGCAATTTTGATTGACTATAAAGATATAAAAATGCTTTTTCCGGGAGATAGTCCAATTCAGCTTTTTGAAAATGAATTGCCTAAGATACTTGATGTCATAAAACTTCCCCATCATGGTTCAGCTAAGAACATTTCCCTGGAATTTATAAAAAATACAAAGGTAAAATATTATTTGCTGTCAACTGATGGAAAGCGATATATTGATCATCCCGGAAAAGCAGTAATCGCAAATATAATAAAAAATACAGGCAATAATACAGAACTTATTAAAAACTACGAAATTAAATTTCTTAAAGGATTGGGAAAATTAGATGCAGAAGATTGA